Proteins encoded together in one Triticum dicoccoides isolate Atlit2015 ecotype Zavitan chromosome 7B, WEW_v2.0, whole genome shotgun sequence window:
- the LOC119339163 gene encoding uncharacterized protein LOC119339163: protein MPLGLIQWKHRCTSISVVQGLSSTTTTAPALRLCLPISSPAAAASSSSPFAPNPQSSHELPPQHPPGGSPRRPYNALVGALFAVSARRGVRWKPEPGRSAATSGRQGEARWCSLWSPARPPQGRGPGEAAAYDSVGGCSVWREVTRSREGNGRIRAPVRPDCHAGPWRSDQGHAWESALRRRYADAKRRHGAARRRVVSTTPCGASGRICLRSTGAAVEDSGNCHRGRPSSTELEPLRMAGCHRGRPSSTELEPLRMAGCHRGRLSWPRLPTASLPSPTVPSDLSMKHEMYR from the exons atgcccttaggcctTATACAATGGAAG CACCGGTGCACAAGCATCAGCGTTGTACAAGGCCTTAGTAGTACTACCACCACCGCCCCGGCCCTCCGCCTCTGCCTCCCTATCTCGTCCCCGGCCGCAGCAGCCTCATCATCATCCCCCTTCGCCCCCAATCCTCAATCCTCGCACGAACTGCCCCCGCAACACCCTCCCGGGGGCTCTCCCCGCCGCCCGTACAACGCCCTCGTCGGCGCGCTCTTCGCCGTATCGGCCCGGAGGGGCGTGCGCTGGAAGCCGGAGCCGGGAAGGAGTGCAGCCACCAGCGGGAGACAAGGGGAGGCGCGGTGGTGCTCTCTCTGGTCGCCAGCGCGGCCACCACAGGGGAGAGGGCCAGGGGAAGCGGCGGCATACGACTCTGTAGGCGGATGTAGCGTCTGGCGGGAGGTGACGCGCAGCAGGGAAGGCAACGGCCGGATCCGCGCGCCGGTGAGGCCTGATTGCCATGCGGGGCCGTGGCGGTCAGATCAGGGCCACGCATGGGAATCGGCCTTGCGGCGGCGTTATGCCGACGCAAAAAGAAGGCACGGAGCGGCGCGCCGGCGTGTCGTGAGCACAACACCGTGCGGGGCGAGCGGcaggatctgcttgaggtctactggcgctgccgtcgaggactccGGGAACTGCCACCGAGGACGGCCATCGAGCACCGAGCTAGAACCGCTACGGATGGCAGGCTGCCACCGAGGACGGCCATCGAGCACCGAGCTAGAACCGCTACGGATGGCAGGCTGCCACCGAGGACGATTGTCATGGCCGCGCCTGCCCACTGCCAGTCTCCCGTCTCCTACAG